The genomic window TATCAAAAGGAGATAACGTCCCCGTTCATGATTTATACATGGCGATGCTACTTCCATCCGCTAATAATGCAACAGTTGCGTTAGCTGAACATTTAGCAGATAGTGAAAAAGAGTTTGTGAAAAAGATGAACGAAAAAGCGAAAGAAATTGGGTTAACAAATTCCACGTTTGTTAACGCAACAGGACTGACAGAGTCAAATACAAAGAGCAATCAAATGAGTGCGCGGGATATTGCTGTGTTGGCGCAGGTGTTAATTACTCAATTTCCTGAGGTTCTGCAAGATACAGCAAAGTCATCTCACACCCTTACATTTTCAGGTGAACGTGTTCATACAACCAATCATATGTTGACGACACCAGACCTTGCTTTTGATGGGTTGGATGGTTTTAAGACAGGCTATACCAATGAAGCGGGATATTGCTTCGTAGGGACGGCAAGTAGAGATGGACAGCGGTTTATTACAGTTGTATTAGGAACTGAAAACTATAATGCGCGTTTTGTAGAAACACAGAAGCTCTTATCTCTTGCTTTTGATGAGCCGTATACACCTCCTTTAGAAGCATCTCTTGACAGATAATGGCATGTGTAGCAAGCAGTATGGTACGAATCGCTACATGCTCTATAAAGTGAAAAACAATGCGTTCGTAATGGTGAGCGTGATTAAGGTTATAATGAAATATGCTGGTGTCTTGGACACAACGGATCTAAAAGGAGGAAAATGGCGTTGACTAGTCGGTATGTGGCTTTAGTTTTTAAAATGGTGATGTTGTTATTTATAAGTGGTTTTCTTACAAGCGTAGCTATTGCAGGGCTTTACTTCACGTATCAAGTGTCAGATTTAAACTACTATATAAATGTATTTGATCGAATTGCAGCAGCTTTTAACGCAACACTTAACTTTTATAGTTATGAATTATTCAATCTGATAAATGTATTATTCTTTGTCGGAATCGTCTTATCTATATGGTTCATTGGACACAGGTACATACACTACTTCGTGAAGATTGAAAAAGATCTTGGGCAGATGGCAGGTGGCGAGCTTTCGCAACGGATCGAGGTAAAAGAGAATCATGAACTAGGTCAATTAGCTAGACAAGTGAATCAATTAATTGAAAGGCTAGAAAACACTGTGCATGAAGAAAGAATTGCTGAGCAATCGAAAACAGAATTAATTACAAATGTATCACATGACTTACGAACACCTCTTACTTCTATTATGGGCTACCTCGATTTAATCGAGAGAGATCAATATAAAGATGAAGTAACCTTACGCTATTTTACAGACATCGCCTATGATAAAACGAAGCAAATGAACTCAATGGTCAACGACTTATTTGAATACATCCGAACGAAAAACCCGAAGCTCATGTTAAATAAAGACTACATCGACCTGAAAGAAGTGATAAAGCAAATTGCTTCTCAGTTTCATTTGCAAATGGAAGAAGCGAAATTAAGCTTTAGAATGGATTTGCCAGATCAGGAAGTGAAGCAATATGTGGATGGAGAAAAGCTTTCGCGCGTACTTGAAAACATTATCGGAAATGCAATCAAGTATGGAGCTGACGCACCGTTTATTGACATTACTCTTCATCAAGGCACGAAAGAAACGGAAATGGAAATTCGAAATTACGGGGAACCTATTGCTCAGTCTGAGATTCCGTTTATCTTTGAAAGATTCTACCGAGTGGATCAATCTCGTTCAAAAGACACTGGGGGTTCTGGATTAGGATTAGCCATTGCAAAGAATATTGTCGAGCTACACGAGGGTGAAATTCGTGTAACTAGTGATTTAGAAGGAACGGCATTTTCTATCACCTTACCTATTGTACATAAGGAAGCGTGAAAATTCTCTCATAGACGAAGGAACATCTCCTATATGGAGAGGACAAACATGCATGCACCCTTACGAACGACCTAGCCTGTCAACTCGTAGGGAGTGCTTGTAGACGATATCCATCAACCCGCAAAAAGGATGTGAGCGAATTTGTCTAAACAGATTTTAATTGTAGACGACGACCAAGATATAGCAAATCTCATTAACTTTTCTTTGAAAAATGAAGGCTTCAACACGGTAATGGCTAGCAATGGTGTGGAAGCAATGAAACAACTGGAACAGCATCCTATTGATTTAATCGTCTTAGATGTAATGATGCCTGAAATGAATGGGTTGGAATTTTGCCAAGCCGTTAGACTGAGTCATAGCCTACCTATTCTGATGATTAGTGCAAAATCGGAAGACATGGATAAAATTACAGGAATTATGACTGGTGCTGATGATTATGTTAGTAAGCCTTTTAACATTCTTGAGCTCGTTGTTCGTGTGAAGGCGTTAGTACGAAGAGCGTACTACTATCACGGCGCTCCAAAAGAAGGTGGCATCCTTGAGTTAGGCGATTTAACCATTGATAAAAAGAAATATCAAGCTAGAGTGCATGGAAATGAACTGAAATTAACTTCTAAGGAATTTGATATACTATATCTCCTTGCTAGTCAAGCGGGCCAAGTGTTTGACTCAGAGACCATTTTTCAAAGCGTTTGGAAGGAAAAGTACTATGATTCAAATAACACTGTGATGGTGCATATAAGCAACTTGCGAGACAAGCTTGAAAAAGCGTTAGGGTATAAAGTCATTCAAACCGTCTGGGGAGTCGGCTACAAAATTGAATCTGTTTAAGGCTCAATAAAAAAAGAAGTCCCTTGACTTCCACATAAGAAAAGATCTATAGTAGGTGTGTATTAACTATTGCACGTATAAAGGAGACAACTTTTATGTATCTGGTGGTTCTTAACTAATCCATGAATTGGATAGCTTGAAATGCGATTTTTCAGCGTACTGGTGACGCTTATTTTGTCATGGCATTTCAAGGAGTTAAGAACACGTTTACTAGTAAGAGTTGTCCTACTTGAAGTCTACCTACAATAGGTAGGTACTTTTTAAAGAGGCCGCTGTGAACGAGTGTTCAGAGCGGTCTCTTTGTCGTCTCTGGATAATCGTTCGCACAGTTCCTTATACAAGCAAAAAAGGAGGAAATGCACATGAAACAACAAACCTTAGAAGCGATAGGGTTTAATGATGTCCTTAAGGAGATGGCTGAGCATACGCGGATGAATCGAGCACGTGAAACGATTCTTCAGATGAAGCCTCTACTGAATCAAAGTCAAATGGAGCACAGGATGACTGAAATAGAAGAGGCTATCCGTATTCTGACCCGTAGCGGCAGTGTACCGATACACGTTGTAGATGATATTGCCCAAATGATTATGCAAGCAAAGAAAGGATTATTTATTCGCGCGGATCAATTTACAAGGGTGATTTCTTTTTTAGAGCATTGCGGCAAGTTAAAGCGGTTTATGAATGATAAACAGGAGATTGCGCCATTGGTGAGTAGCTATGCGTTTTCGATTGATGATCTTTCACAACTAGAGGAACAACTTACCTCAGCCATTCGTAATGGTCAAGTTGATGAGTATGCGTCAAAAGAATTAAGTTACCTTCGTCGTCAGAAGAAAGTGGCTTTAGAACGATTAAAAAATAAAGTGGAGCACCTTGTAAATGGAGGGAAATACAAAAGCTTTTTGCAAGATAAGATGGTCTCCACACGCCAAGGTCGATACGTACTATCAATAAAAAAAGAATACCGTAATAAAGTAAAGGGTACGGTCCTTGATACATCAGCTTCCGGCTCAACATTGTTTATGGAACCGTCTGAAGTGAGCGATATTCAAGAAGAGGTGAGTTTGTACACCTATGCAGAGGAAGCAGAAGTAGAACGAATTTTATTCGAACTAACAGAAGCGTTATTAGCACAAGAACAGACCATTTCTATTGCAATGGATGTCATGCATGAGTACGATGTGTTGTTTGCTAAAGCAAAATATTGTCGGGAAATAGAAGGAACAAAACCTTCTTTATCAGTCGATCGAACGATTAAGCTCATACGTGCTAGACACCCGGCCTTAGGTCGAAAAGCGGTTCCTTTGACGATAAGCTTTGGTGGAGCTGTTGATCGTGCGTTAGTCATTACCGGACCGAATACAGGTGGAAAAACCGTAACATTGAAAACCGTTGGATTAGTAACTGCAATGGCACAGGCAGGATTGCTGATTCCTGCTGAAAAGGGTAGTCAGATTGGTATCTTCCAAACCATTTTTGTTGATATTGGTGATGGACAAAGTATGGAGGATAATTTAAGCACGTTTAGTTCAAGAATGGTTTCCATTATAGAGATATTACGAGAAGCTAATGATCGATCACTCGTCTTGCTTGACGAACTTGGCTCTGGTACAGATCCAAATGAAGGAATGGGCTTAGCCATTACAATTTTAAACCAGTTATATAAAAAAGGTTCCACCTTATTTGCTACGACCCACTATAGCGAAATGAAGAGCTTTGCTGACGACACAGACGGCTTCATTAACGGCTCAATGGAATTTGATGTAGAAAGTTTACAACCAACATATCGGTTATTAATAGGTGAAAGTGGTAAAAGTCAGGCTTTTGAGATCGCACTTAAATTAGGCTTACATCCGAGTATTGTTGATGAAGCGCATCAAATTTCATATGGACAAAAGAGTTCCTATCAAGACCGCTTTTCTGCTGAGGCGCTTCAAAGCGAAGCGTTTCGCAAGCAAGTTATTTTTAATCGTCACGCAAATAAACAAAAAAAAGTCCTCGCTTCTGACGTGAAAGCATTCCAGCAAGGGGACAATGTGACGATTCAAGCGACGAATGAAACCGCAATTGTTTATAAAGGCCCTGATGAAAGGGGGAACTATATCGTACAAGTTAAAGATGACAAGAAAACGATTAATCATAAGCGCTTGACATTGCATATTTCAGCGGAAGAGCTGTATCCAGAAGACTATGACTTTGATATTATCTTTAAAAGCAAAACCTATCGGAAAGTCAAAAATGACCAGAGCCGCAAGCATATGGACGGTATTTGGTTAGAGGAATAAAGCCAACTCTGTTGAATGTGCTTGAGGAAAGACTGCAACAAGAAATGTTCAAAATTAGAACGAAGAGAAAAAAACGAAAGACGAATGACCATAGTGATAGGCTCCCTTCAATGTTAGGGTGCTGTTCATAGGAGTCATTCGTCTTTTTTAGTTGCATTAAATGCTTCTGTTTACGTCTTGTTTTTTATTGAGTTTGTAGTTGAATCTGATCTTGTTCAGCCAATGTTTTTAACGCAACGGTGTTAAGAAGGTTAACAGGCTTGTTATAGTGTGGTTGAAAGAAGAAATCGCTAAAAGCCAGGTCTTCAACGGTCATACCTTGTTGGATACAGACAGATAAGGTATTCATGAGTTGAGTCTGGTCATTTTTACTCATAATCTGACCGCCAATTAGACGCATTGTCTCGTTTTCATACACAAGCTTAAGTCTGACTTCTGTTGCAGTTGGCATAAAGGTTGGTCGCTCATGATCAATAAGTGTTGTAGAGCGAACATCTAAACCGTACGTTGCCGCTGCATCTTCTGTAAGACCGGTTGATGCCATATGAAGGTCATAAAGCTTTAAGCCAGATGTTCCTTGTGTACCACGGTAACGAATGGTGGGTTGCATAATATTATAAGCAACAAGTGTGCCCATTTTAGTTGCGTTCGTTGCAAGTGGTATATAGGCATGGTGCTGCGCAGCATTGTGAAATACTGAGCAATTGTCCCCAGCCGCAAAGATCGAAGGGTCACTCGTTTGCATATAGTCATTTACGAGTAGTGCCCCATTGGATAACGTATCTAGTTCGTCTTTTACTAATTCCGTTTGAGGTCGAAAGCCAACACAGAGAATAACCAGGTCAACATCATGGGTAGCCTTGCTTGTTTGAACAGACTTTACATAACCGTCATCATCGCCAACGAATGATTCTACTTTCTCATTAAGTGCCAATTGAATACCGTGATTCGTTAACGTTTGTTCAACTTCATCTGTAAATTCACGATCCAAATACTTGTTTAAAACGCGATCAGAACCCTCGATAAATGTCACGTGCTTTCCGTAAGCTTCAAAGGCTTCAACTAGCTCTACACCAATGTAACCAGCCCCGATTACAGCAATGTTAGTAGCATGAGCCGCTTTCTTAATAATGTCTTGTGCTTGTGCATAATTTTTGCAAAGCTGAATATGTTTTAACCCAATCCCTGAAATAGGTGGGACAATCGGCGTTGACCCAGTGGTATAAACTAGTTTGTCATAATGATCTTGCTTCGTTTCATTTGTTTCAAGGTTTTCAACAACAATGGTTTTTGCTTGTCGATTAATCGACAAAACGTTGTGATGAACGTGCATCGTTGCACCAAGGGCTTCTAACTCTTCTGGAGACGAATAGAATAGGTCTTCTGCATTCTTTACAACACCGCCAACATTTAGTGCAATCCCACAGGAAAGAAAGGAAACGTTGTTGTTTCGTTCGTAGACTGTAATGTCTGCATCAGGATGAAGACGGAGCAAATTTTTGACCGTTTGTGTTCCAGCGTGCGTACAACCAATAACGATAATTTTCATAGAAATAGCCTCCTAAGATATATTGTGAAACACTGAGCAATTGTTTTTATACAGGATGTAGAGAAACATTCACTCCATCAATTTAACTTTGTGAAAAAGTGAGCAAATAGAAGTGATGTTCATTTCAGCTGCTTACAATGTAAGAATAACATATTGTGAAATGGTGAGCAAGTAAAAGTTTGAAATGATTTAGTGGAATGATTTATAGCCTGTATGTTCGATACGATCGTTTAATAGATGTGAAAACAGCTGTTGTTTTGGTACACTGGAGGAAGAGAATACTGTAATAAACTACATACACCTACCACTAGGGGTGCGTCATGCTGAGAGAGACGATGAAGTCTTAACCCTTATGAACCTGATCTAGATGATGCTAGCGGAGGGAAGTGGTTGAGCAATAGGTATGGTCTGTTCAACACTTCTTTTCATTAAGAAGTGTTTTTTATTTAAGGAGGCTGAGAAAAAATGAAGGAACTATTGGAGCAAGTCGACTTACGCGAGGATGAGCTTATTGAACTAGTGAAGGCGTTAATTTCATTTCAAACACCAGCACCACCAGCACGAAATACAGTAGCCATTCAAACGTATATTGCCAATTATTTAAAAGAAATGGGGATGTTTATTGACCAGTGGGATGTGTATGAAGGTGACCCGAATGTTGTCGGGACGTTAAAAGGAACAGACAGGGAGGCCTTTCAAAGTTTAATCTTAAATGGACATGTTGATGTGGCTGCTGTTGAAGAAGATGAAGAATGGGAGATGCCACCTTTTGCTGCAAAAGTAAAGGATCGGTCGATTTATGGTCGTGGGGCTGCAGATATGAAAGGCGGACTTGCTGCCTGTTTGTTTGCGTTAAAGCTAGCTTCTGATCATGGCATTGAATTAAAAGGGGACGTCATTTTACAGTCGGTTATCGGAGAAGAAGTAGGAGAAGCAGGGACAAAGCAATGCTGTGAACGAGGGTATAAAGCAGATTATGCCATCGTAGCGGACACGAGTCACTGTTCAATTCAGGGTCAGGGTGGTGTCATAACTGGATGGATTACGATTAAAAGCCCGACTACACATCACGACGGGACAAGACGCCAGCTTATTCACGCCGGTGGTGGTGTAAATGGGGCGAGCGCCATTGAGAAAATGGCAAAACTCATTACTGCTTTACAAGAGTTAGAGCGACATTGGGCAGTCACAAAGTCTTATCCTGGTTTTCCGTCAGGGACAAACACCATTAATCCTGCGGTGATTGAAGGAGGAAGGCACCCCGCATTTATCGCGGATGAATGCCGGTTATGGATGACGGTTCATTTTTATCCAAATGAGTCGATTGAAGAGGTAACAAAAGAAATTGAAACACATCTTCTAGCGGTAGCAAAAGGAGATGTTTGGTTACGTGATCATTTACCACAATTTGAGTGGGGTGGAGAGTCAATGATTGTTGATCGAGGAGAAGTGTTTCCAGCGTTCTCTGTTGATAAAAAGCATCAAGGGTTTGCAGTTATTTCAGAAGCGCATACAGCGGTCTTTAAAGAGCAACCGAAGGTCGATATGTCACCAACTGTGACAGATGGTGGGTGGCTGGCGGCTTATGGTATACCAACGATTCTATACGGCCCGGGGAAATTAGCACACGCCCATGCAGTAAATGAAAAAATCGACATAGACGAACTGATTATGTACACAAAATCCCTTTTATCCTTTATGGTACGTTGGTGCAACACACAAAAAAAGTAGCGATTTGCTACTTTTTTTATGTCCATAATGTCAGTAAAGGACCGTTCTCTCCAAATATAGGGTCGTGACTTGGTTTAGGGACGGCTGCAATTTGTTGAATATGTTTCTCTTTCTCTATAGGATCACCTGTACAAAGATTATAGGCAGCCCCGTTTGGATAAGCCCCAACAACTGTAAATGAATGACTACCCCGAAAGGTTATTCCTTCCGTAATACAATTGACTGAAAGGCCAAGTCTCCACCAATGACGTTACTTGGAATTACGTTGAACGATTCAATGGAAAAAAAGGCGGATAAAAGAGATTGGAGAGGCTCATGTTCATAAAACGAGAAAAAGCGTTTAGGCTCATAAACATCCTCTTCCCATATTCCTTCAGATGTTCTCCCGCCATACACACCTAAATAAAACAGACCATTTGGTTTTATCACCCTCTTTAATTCACTTAACACCTCACTTAATTCTGCTTTCGGAACGTGTAACAGGCAATTGAATGCATAGATAGCATCAAACTGTTCATCAGGAAACTGGAGTTGATAAAAGCTCATTTCTGCTGCCTCAAGACCTTTGCTTTTACAAATGGCAATCATTTCAGGGGACAAGTCTGTACTAAATGTATGGAGCCCATGTTGATGAAAATACAAACTATCATGTCCAGGACCTGCACCGATCTCTAGTAAACTTGTCTTCTTTTCTCGTTGCAACACTCGTAGAAACCCTTCTCTTTCATTTGTTTTCCAATCATCTGTTATAGCAGAATCTCGGTATTTCGCTTGTTTGTTGTAGGCTTCTTTTAATTGTTGTTGTGTGTTCATATCATGGCTCCTTATTAATAAGCGTCTTTCATCAAAGTATGTAAATGCTTCGTTATTTTTGTTCGTAAACTACCGTGTTTGTCTTCTTGGAACTGTTCGTTCTCATCCGTCCAGTTCTGTTTTGGGTATTGCCAAACTGGATAAGGAATGCGCTCTGCAGGCTCCCAGCTATATCTTGGGAAAATATGAGCATGTAAAAAGGCATCTGTATTGCCATAGATTGAATAATTTACTCGAATTGGCTTACATACATGAAGAATAGCATCACCAATCAAACTCATATCTAGTAGATAATCACTTCTTTTTTGATACGGCAACGCTTCAAGAGAAGGGTATTCTTCATCTGGTAATAGAACGCAATAGCCGGGGAGGAACTGCGTGTCACCTATTACCGCAAATCCAGTGCGCATTCGTGCCATCACCATCGGATTTTGGTGTTGTTGTGCTGCTCTAATGCGATTTTGTTTCCAATGATTCATAGTGTCATCTCCTTTATTTACGATGAATGAAATGAAAGGCAACATAAACGGCTAACAAGAAATAGTGTTCTTCCTTATTTCCTTTTGAAGAGAGCGACAGTTCATATTGATAACGACTAACATGTTTGCCGGTTCCGATTAGAAAATCGTTACAGGTGATGCGCAATTCCTGACCAATAAGCTCGGTTGTCAATTGAAATGTGCTGTCATTCTGTTGAACAAACATCCAACTCTTTCCATTCCTCAAAGCAGATAGAGCTGAGTCAAGCTGAGCAGTTCCTACCTTGGTATTATTTTGGTAAATAAGCCATTCTTTTCGTTTATCATGTTGTTGGAAAGACAGATACGTGCCGTTTTCAAATGAAAAATGAAGTTGGAGGTGGTGACTACCTTGTCCACGAGCAAGTGATTCGAGGAGCCGGTGCCATTTCTTTTTGTACGATCGTTCGACATATCCAATTCTTTCGCCTTGAAAGAAAAGCGGCTTTTTATTCGTTGATACG from Shouchella hunanensis includes these protein-coding regions:
- a CDS encoding acetylornithine deacetylase, with protein sequence MKELLEQVDLREDELIELVKALISFQTPAPPARNTVAIQTYIANYLKEMGMFIDQWDVYEGDPNVVGTLKGTDREAFQSLILNGHVDVAAVEEDEEWEMPPFAAKVKDRSIYGRGAADMKGGLAACLFALKLASDHGIELKGDVILQSVIGEEVGEAGTKQCCERGYKADYAIVADTSHCSIQGQGGVITGWITIKSPTTHHDGTRRQLIHAGGGVNGASAIEKMAKLITALQELERHWAVTKSYPGFPSGTNTINPAVIEGGRHPAFIADECRLWMTVHFYPNESIEEVTKEIETHLLAVAKGDVWLRDHLPQFEWGGESMIVDRGEVFPAFSVDKKHQGFAVISEAHTAVFKEQPKVDMSPTVTDGGWLAAYGIPTILYGPGKLAHAHAVNEKIDIDELIMYTKSLLSFMVRWCNTQKK
- a CDS encoding endonuclease MutS2, whose amino-acid sequence is MKQQTLEAIGFNDVLKEMAEHTRMNRARETILQMKPLLNQSQMEHRMTEIEEAIRILTRSGSVPIHVVDDIAQMIMQAKKGLFIRADQFTRVISFLEHCGKLKRFMNDKQEIAPLVSSYAFSIDDLSQLEEQLTSAIRNGQVDEYASKELSYLRRQKKVALERLKNKVEHLVNGGKYKSFLQDKMVSTRQGRYVLSIKKEYRNKVKGTVLDTSASGSTLFMEPSEVSDIQEEVSLYTYAEEAEVERILFELTEALLAQEQTISIAMDVMHEYDVLFAKAKYCREIEGTKPSLSVDRTIKLIRARHPALGRKAVPLTISFGGAVDRALVITGPNTGGKTVTLKTVGLVTAMAQAGLLIPAEKGSQIGIFQTIFVDIGDGQSMEDNLSTFSSRMVSIIEILREANDRSLVLLDELGSGTDPNEGMGLAITILNQLYKKGSTLFATTHYSEMKSFADDTDGFINGSMEFDVESLQPTYRLLIGESGKSQAFEIALKLGLHPSIVDEAHQISYGQKSSYQDRFSAEALQSEAFRKQVIFNRHANKQKKVLASDVKAFQQGDNVTIQATNETAIVYKGPDERGNYIVQVKDDKKTINHKRLTLHISAEELYPEDYDFDIIFKSKTYRKVKNDQSRKHMDGIWLEE
- a CDS encoding FAD-dependent oxidoreductase, giving the protein MKIIVIGCTHAGTQTVKNLLRLHPDADITVYERNNNVSFLSCGIALNVGGVVKNAEDLFYSSPEELEALGATMHVHHNVLSINRQAKTIVVENLETNETKQDHYDKLVYTTGSTPIVPPISGIGLKHIQLCKNYAQAQDIIKKAAHATNIAVIGAGYIGVELVEAFEAYGKHVTFIEGSDRVLNKYLDREFTDEVEQTLTNHGIQLALNEKVESFVGDDDGYVKSVQTSKATHDVDLVILCVGFRPQTELVKDELDTLSNGALLVNDYMQTSDPSIFAAGDNCSVFHNAAQHHAYIPLATNATKMGTLVAYNIMQPTIRYRGTQGTSGLKLYDLHMASTGLTEDAAATYGLDVRSTTLIDHERPTFMPTATEVRLKLVYENETMRLIGGQIMSKNDQTQLMNTLSVCIQQGMTVEDLAFSDFFFQPHYNKPVNLLNTVALKTLAEQDQIQLQTQ
- a CDS encoding HIT family protein, whose product is MNHWKQNRIRAAQQHQNPMVMARMRTGFAVIGDTQFLPGYCVLLPDEEYPSLEALPYQKRSDYLLDMSLIGDAILHVCKPIRVNYSIYGNTDAFLHAHIFPRYSWEPAERIPYPVWQYPKQNWTDENEQFQEDKHGSLRTKITKHLHTLMKDAY
- a CDS encoding response regulator transcription factor, whose protein sequence is MSKQILIVDDDQDIANLINFSLKNEGFNTVMASNGVEAMKQLEQHPIDLIVLDVMMPEMNGLEFCQAVRLSHSLPILMISAKSEDMDKITGIMTGADDYVSKPFNILELVVRVKALVRRAYYYHGAPKEGGILELGDLTIDKKKYQARVHGNELKLTSKEFDILYLLASQAGQVFDSETIFQSVWKEKYYDSNNTVMVHISNLRDKLEKALGYKVIQTVWGVGYKIESV
- a CDS encoding sensor histidine kinase, translated to MTSRYVALVFKMVMLLFISGFLTSVAIAGLYFTYQVSDLNYYINVFDRIAAAFNATLNFYSYELFNLINVLFFVGIVLSIWFIGHRYIHYFVKIEKDLGQMAGGELSQRIEVKENHELGQLARQVNQLIERLENTVHEERIAEQSKTELITNVSHDLRTPLTSIMGYLDLIERDQYKDEVTLRYFTDIAYDKTKQMNSMVNDLFEYIRTKNPKLMLNKDYIDLKEVIKQIASQFHLQMEEAKLSFRMDLPDQEVKQYVDGEKLSRVLENIIGNAIKYGADAPFIDITLHQGTKETEMEIRNYGEPIAQSEIPFIFERFYRVDQSRSKDTGGSGLGLAIAKNIVELHEGEIRVTSDLEGTAFSITLPIVHKEA
- a CDS encoding class I SAM-dependent methyltransferase, which produces MNTQQQLKEAYNKQAKYRDSAITDDWKTNEREGFLRVLQREKKTSLLEIGAGPGHDSLYFHQHGLHTFSTDLSPEMIAICKSKGLEAAEMSFYQLQFPDEQFDAIYAFNCLLHVPKAELSEVLSELKRVIKPNGLFYLGVYGGRTSEGIWEEDVYEPKRFFSFYEHEPLQSLLSAFFSIESFNVIPSNVIGGDLAFQSIVLRKE
- a CDS encoding D-alanyl-D-alanine carboxypeptidase family protein, with the protein product MMKKWVAVGMIPISLFLLTYSLLFSTVEKTLLLDVNQNKLLIDSGIDEAVPVASISKMMTEYLILEEIEKGTVDWNDLVQISGEAAAKEGANISLSKGDNVPVHDLYMAMLLPSANNATVALAEHLADSEKEFVKKMNEKAKEIGLTNSTFVNATGLTESNTKSNQMSARDIAVLAQVLITQFPEVLQDTAKSSHTLTFSGERVHTTNHMLTTPDLAFDGLDGFKTGYTNEAGYCFVGTASRDGQRFITVVLGTENYNARFVETQKLLSLAFDEPYTPPLEASLDR
- a CDS encoding tubby C-terminal domain-like protein produces the protein MNILYVFFLVGVVAIPIRFAFTGKLEWLQVFATGFFLFVAFLLTLFLRWQGRKDQDYVPHHNKAVFSVRLFDRVSTNKKPLFFQGERIGYVERSYKKKWHRLLESLARGQGSHHLQLHFSFENGTYLSFQQHDKRKEWLIYQNNTKVGTAQLDSALSALRNGKSWMFVQQNDSTFQLTTELIGQELRITCNDFLIGTGKHVSRYQYELSLSSKGNKEEHYFLLAVYVAFHFIHRK